Proteins encoded together in one Kitasatospora albolonga window:
- a CDS encoding F420-dependent methylene-tetrahydromethanopterin reductase, producing MHLAAHFPGVNATTVWADPRSRSQIEFSSFEHLARTAERGKFDFFFLAEGLRLREHNGRVHDLDVVGRPESLTVLNALAAVTERLGLAATVNATFNEPYELARRLATLDHLSGGRAAWNVVTSSDAFTGENFRRGGYLDRADRYTRAAEFVATARELWDSWTPDGRSRPFAHEGEQFTISGEFTVPRSPQGHPVVIQAGDSSEGREFAASTADIIFTRHGTLEAGRAFYADVKARLAAYGRQPDDLKIMPGVTVVIGDTDAEAQERAYEIRRQQVSPQNAILAAEQLWGRDLSAYDPDGPLPEVDPVLDSGLVKGRVLHGDPVGVVARWRAISEAKGLSLRQTVIETTTRQSFIGSPRTVAAELTAFVDERAADGFILVPHLTPGGLDDFVDRVVPLLQESGAFRSAYTGSTLRSHLGLAEPVWKG from the coding sequence ATGCATCTGGCCGCGCACTTCCCGGGCGTCAACGCCACCACCGTGTGGGCCGACCCCCGCTCCCGCAGCCAGATCGAGTTCTCCTCCTTCGAGCATCTGGCCAGGACGGCGGAGCGCGGGAAGTTCGACTTCTTCTTCCTCGCCGAGGGGCTGCGGCTGCGCGAGCACAACGGCCGCGTCCACGACCTCGACGTGGTCGGCCGCCCCGAGTCCCTGACCGTCCTGAACGCGCTGGCCGCCGTCACCGAACGGCTCGGCCTCGCCGCCACCGTCAACGCCACCTTCAACGAGCCCTACGAGCTGGCCCGCCGCCTCGCCACCCTCGACCACCTCAGCGGAGGGCGCGCCGCCTGGAACGTGGTGACCTCCTCCGACGCCTTCACCGGGGAGAACTTCCGCCGGGGCGGCTACCTGGACCGAGCCGACCGCTACACCCGGGCCGCCGAGTTCGTCGCCACCGCCCGGGAGCTGTGGGACTCCTGGACACCCGACGGGCGCTCCCGCCCCTTCGCGCACGAGGGCGAACAGTTCACGATCTCCGGCGAGTTCACCGTGCCGCGCTCCCCGCAGGGCCACCCGGTGGTCATCCAGGCCGGGGACTCCAGCGAGGGCCGTGAGTTCGCCGCCTCCACCGCCGACATCATCTTCACCCGGCACGGCACGCTGGAGGCGGGCCGCGCCTTCTACGCCGACGTCAAGGCGCGGCTCGCCGCGTACGGGAGGCAGCCCGACGACCTCAAGATCATGCCCGGCGTCACCGTGGTGATCGGCGACACCGACGCCGAGGCGCAGGAGCGCGCGTACGAGATCCGCCGCCAGCAGGTCTCGCCGCAGAACGCGATCCTCGCCGCCGAGCAGCTCTGGGGCCGCGACCTCTCCGCGTACGATCCCGACGGCCCGCTCCCCGAGGTCGACCCGGTCCTCGACTCGGGCCTGGTCAAGGGGCGGGTCCTGCACGGGGACCCGGTGGGCGTCGTCGCCCGGTGGCGGGCGATCTCCGAGGCCAAGGGGCTCTCGCTGCGGCAGACGGTCATCGAGACGACCACCCGGCAGTCCTTCATCGGCTCGCCGCGGACGGTCGCGGCGGAGCTGACCGCGTTCGTCGACGAACGGGCGGCCGACGGCTTCATCCTCGTACCGCATCTCACCCCCGGCGGCCTGGACGACTTCGTCGACCGGGTCGTCCCGCTCCTCCAGGAAAGCGGGGCTTTCCGCTCCGCGTACACCGGCTCCACGCTGCGGTCGCACCTCGGCCTGGCGGAGCCGGTGTGGAAAGGTTGA